TATCTATATATATCATCTACTAACGATAGCCATGTCATCCCACTAACTTCCAACCTCTTAATtggaagctatatatatatatcatctccACTTACTTTTATTCCAAATAAAAATCCCACAGCAATGCGTGGGGTATCTTCTAGTTTATTAATATAGGGAGAACTGCTAATTCAGAAATGACGCCCAACCACCTTAACGCTCGTGTGCCTGTCCACCCCGATGCCCGACAGCCGCGACTCGGTGGCCCGCCTCCACGACGCCCCACGCCCTAGTGGCTACGCCTCGGCGGCCATGCCCGATGATCCACGCACCTATGGCATCATCCGTCATCCCTACTCATGCCTGGCGTGGCAAATCTGACATCCACGCATGGGTGGGTCCACGAGCACAGGTGGAGCACTAGAAGCTACTAGTTTCAGCTCTATTCTAACACCAAACCTATATGAGAGTAGGATTTGAGGAGTTCTATATGGGTGGATCTATTTTGTTTTACCTCATTTGCCACAAAATGACCCCAAATAGCTTTAGGAGTTGGTGGAGGAGATGTGCTAAACGGGGCCTTTGTTTTATAATAACAAAAAGTAAAATGTTAAGTTGTTTCACTTTTTCAAAAAAAGTACGGATCATGTTATCATGCAAAAAGAAAGTtacaaccatcacatttggatacCATGTCCAAAAgaaaaagttacaactaccatgGCTGATGAAACATCCAATGAAAAATGTTACAACTATCACGTTTGGAAGATAGATGATATCTATGCAGATTGGATGGTCATCAATGAGCTACAGTACTGCAGTAGACATTGCTTCCCTCTTGAAGGAGATCAACTATTTATAAGCACTGCAAAACCAAGACTTAATCTCTAGGACCAGTTCCTGATGCCTTCTAATCCTACAAACAGCAGTAAGCCAAGCAGATGCCATGTGAGTTTTGTCCCGACTGCACGacatgtatttttttttcttttgctgccTCCTTCAACTAAAGAATATATTGGCAGGCTGCATGGAATGGACCAGCTAAGTATTGCTCATGTGGATATGGATCTGTCACTGCATTGCCATTGCGTTATATATTGGGCATCTGTGAGCAGGTTGTCTCTCTCCAGACAACTGCACCAATCGATGGCGTTGAAGCTGAAATTAATTAGTTCAAATTGAAACCTGAGTCCAGCTGAACTTAATTATGAATGGATGGGACGACATGCACATGCAAGTGTCCTCTGATTGTGGAAGATGCATTTCTCAGTCTGACTATTTTATATGTGTGGACCCAATGCAAGTTTTACTTAAGACTAGGGCCTCTAAGAAACTGAGAATGTTTCTTGATCTGAACCAATAAGCCGAGAAAATATGATTGCAAAGTATTGGTCCTCTTCGTTGTGAAGAACCTGTAGATGAGTACATccatgaatccatcatccaattGAATAGAACTCATACATACCAGTTCAGAACTGAAGAGGGGCCGGATGGAGGGAGCAGAGTAGCAGGCAGGGCGAGCACCGAAGAGGGACGGCAAGGCGGGCATTGTCGGCCGCAGCAAGGGGCAGGGGTGGACCTGGGCCCTGGCCGCTGGCTGCTAGCGGCTGGCCTGCCTGGGGCCTCGGCAGTGGTGGCTGGCGCGGGCcgcatggcggccacggcgacgGTGGGCGGTGGCCGCCTAAGGCCTCGGTGGTGGCGGTGTGGCCTGGCGGCTAGCCGTCTGGGGCACTAGCGCTTCCTGTTCGGTCAGGCGAGTGGGCGACGAACCGCGCGGAGCCGTGGACGGGTGCAGGGTTAGTGGCGCAGTCTCGGTCGCTCACGAGTCAGAGGACTGCCCTAATCTTCGTGATGGGCTTCATTTGTGGCCTTATTGGCCTAAAAGTTATATGGGCTATAGAGTGTCAGTTGCCCAATAACTAGGGTCTTGGGCCCTAGGGGCTTGGGTCGTAGATCCGCCAGGGCATTTTGACATATGCTTGTATGATGACTTAGCACATAActtattgaattgctcaaaaaaAAACATAACTTATTGAAAGCTGGACCATACTAGTGGCACACAACAGCTAATTGTATAGGACGCACGTAAGAGATTATGCATTGGAGGATTttatcttcttttttttcttcgttTCAGCCATGGATAGTGTCGCGGGGTCAGAACagcggcaagcattgttgttcgagtcggtgttagAGTACGTGTCTCCAGGTGacttgggtggactcaagaacacaataaTCACAGAGgggacgcaacggtttatcctggttcgggccgatCGATGCTCTAAGTCCAGCACCTGATGATCCTTATATagaagagcacccaaaatcaggggtTACTATAGAGTGTAGAaggatttggtagggggttagctcggtgctaatcctaagattGCCTCGCCACCGGTGGAGTCTTTCCCTCgtcgaagaggaggaagacaatgggatgcggtggaggagctctcggtgccctcCTCTCGGGTGCCTCTGCCCTCGGTGCTAAGCAGAAGCGGATCGAATGTGGAGTCGAATGATCTATCTCAGATCCTCCTCCCCCCTAAGGTTTGACATTATCCCTTATATaccgagataggtcgggtacatggcggtttggggcgAAGTGTCTACGGTCTACATGCAgtcggagtctaggagggtcttgcaaTGGTGCTCTGTGGACCGTCGCGGTGTCGTGGAACCGAAGAAGCCATGGGCATCCTCCGGCTGCTCTGTTTTGATACTCTACGTGTCaggctgtgtcggcttggaccagCCTCCCCCAGGTGGACCTTCTAGGAGtccttcttggtggcgaaggaggttggCTCCAGGGGCGGATGTGTGGGCCCAGGAGCCGCCCAGCCCCTAGAGGCAGAGGGAACATGTCTTCTTATGTCACGCCCCATGCGTGACCCTGTTATGGGAGTGGCCGGCAAGACTGCGCCCGGAGCGCAGCGCctgggagcccccgagcctcgatggcccagggcttgtcttcttgcacTCGACCCTTGGCTGGCGTCGTAGACCGGGTGGGAGCCAAGGGCCAAGCACGGGCGCGTCGTCGAGCGGGAGCCTGAGGCTCgggcgagcccccaagcccttagCGGGGGCTACGACGTGCCTAGACTAGATCGGGTCTCTTCGGTCGGGAACCATATaccccgaggcttaacatacccatatgttaggatctcgttaggAACCCTAgagcccttcatggcctcacTTGGCCTAGTTTGTGATGGCAGCGAAGGGATGAATTCAATCATCTGGTGACCGAGCTAGCCATGGTGGGGACGGCTTCCGCTGACGAGAGTGTGATgctattgacggtagttatcatccatcatgaaccgtcaacataacttgaataaatgcataaaaacgatcaccaacatagacttagggctTTAAACTAATAATTTCCacgagttttagtgaatctatgttttcagcagggtttatccaaaaaaccgTCAAGCGGAATCAAAACGTCAAATAAAATCACGCTTGTTCGTAGCgaaaacaactccagaaggttccagaggacaccagaAGCCACGCCACCGAAGCAGACCTACAGAGGGTGACACATGGGGCCAGCcgaccccacctataggccggtcACCCTcctggccccacctggcagcctccACTTCGACGTCGGTTCCTCCATTGCCTTTTAGATTGCATCTACactgtttattcaagtcagtttgatccaaaggTCCAGAATTGACGCTCCGACCTATATATtctagcccctaccccctcctttAGGCACTATTcgtctaaacggccgtttagcccatttaaacaccgtgtaaacgctacacagtggtgcaccgttttcgtttaatcacccgtttagcccgtttaattggctgtttagcccgtttaatgggatgttttgcccgaataatggctaaacggtaggtgaccgactgtttaccatttagcgtttaggaaaacactgcctTTAGGGAGAtctgccataagtcaagagtagaccaaaaattagggtttccagagagaagagaatagagctctaattcttcaaagttctcatataggctagctagcaaggtttaagTAGAggttgggctattgctcaggattttaGATTCGTCGTCTGGAGGACGGTATATCCATTGTAtccctctttatttatgactttgtgctactttaatattatattgctatttattatgttcctagtttgctctagttatatgcttgatatagttatgattgatgatgaatatatgcatatgttcgcaaagcgcttagctcaatactcgagtgagttaagtggtcgacattatgtaagcgtggtgcttaaatattttttacctatggatgcattctacactctgggtcatgtggtagattgcaGATGTGATACTCctattgatcctttgtagtccactccccgtttgtagagcaagtagaatcctagttgcgaagggagacaagctctgttcttgatcttctttagtaatgttccttatgcatagatacaaagttaattatgctatagatgagagtgtacatacttgggtgtacaaaagacttagtaaataaggattgacttaggaatcttttgctcttaactaatctcctgcctagccatactatatttatgagtatctatttctatctctagaatactatcaatgccttacacatcatttatttatcatttgacttacccctgctatagcatgagagttaatgatcctatcataagtatgcatatttgttagtatctcttgccaccccatcgctcctccttgtggataaaatataaataacaatacctggtatactctcgggtgaaatgctacaatggtatatcttCTGTGTTCTTGTGGATACTTACTATATATATTTTCTCAATTACAAAGTGACATGATTAAATACCAACAATGGATTTCTGgtatcattgctagggatgacaacttagtaaagaagtGATCCTAAGAAATGCCAATAGATGCCCTACGTGGGGCCCTTCTCCTAGTTTGACGGGGACGTTCGGCTATCGAGGTCGAGTGGTAGAGGTGCTGACCCCTTCTGGCCCTATGTCATGTAGATCTGTGGCCCAAGCGAGGGTTCGGTGAACTCGTCTAGTAGTTACCGACTCTAGGCTCGGGAGCACCCCTCCTTTCTATCGGAGCCTGCCATGGGTTGGGTGATCGAGAGCGTTTGGGCTCTGGCTCAGGGCCACCTGATCACCCGACACGCCACGCCCTTCTGGGGGCTTCGGTAGCAGGCCCCGACTCTCTCGGGTTGGCCTTCTGGGGCCGACCCTCTGCGACAATAGGTCAGGTTGTGGGGAGCGTGCCGAGCTCAAGCTAGGGACCCTCATTGGTTTCACCGCTCAGCGGCTCCTGGCCTAACTTAGTAGGGTTAGTTAGTTTTGGGGGTGCACCACCTGAGCGCCCATCAACCGGGGGGTCGGGCTACTTTGTCTGGGGAGTCGGCGTAGCCCCCAAGGCCGTCGTGGGGCCTCCTTGTCAGCGAGCATGGCAGCTTCtggcactgttcgcctaaacgaccATTTAGCCCctttaaacaccatgtaaacgctaCACATTGGTATGCTGTCTCCGTTTAATCATCCGTTTATCCCGTTAAATTAgccatttagcccgtttaatagaCTGTTTTGCctaaataatggctaaacggctGGTGACCGACAATTCACCGTTTAGCGTTTGGGAAAACATTGGCTTCTGGGTGCGTCCCTTCCGCTGAAGCCTTGAGCAGGCGGTTTGATGGTGTTGGGTCGCCATGCGTGGTGGAGGAGTTATGGTGTGCACTCCCGCGCTGTCCCACTTCGTTTGTGAGATGGGACGTGGAGTAGATCTAGCGGAGGTGGAGCCGCGGCACTTGGTGCATGTAGATCTGGGCCATTGATGGCGGCCGGTGGGCTCGAGGAGAGTTGAATCCCCTCAAGTCCCGTGAGGAGGCATGCGTAGAGTGGGAAGCATGCCAGGTGGAAAGTGGAGCGGGGACTTGACTCATTGTCAATGCCCTCCTGACTCCACCTTTACTGTGTGGCCACCATCACACACCCGCTCTGGGGCATGATGCGGGGATTGAAGGGGAGCTTGGCTTGTTCCCTGGGTCTCTTTAGCCATTGATGGCTGATCAGATGGCTCGGAGCCGCTCGCAGCGCATCGATTAAGGCTATAAAGAGGGGCCCCGGGGACACAGTGCCTTTTATCCCTCCTCcggctccttctcttcttcctctcagaTCCAACTCCTGCCGTCCATGGCAATGATGAAGTGTGAGGCTTCCCTCCGAGTGAGCCTGGCTCCCCCCACTAGGCGATAGCTCCCATGAGGGTGGAAGGATTCCATCGAAGGAGGGGCGACGACACAATGGTAGACACGTCTGTCACATTCCTCTCTATTGATGGTatttaacaaccattataaaccgttaaTATAATATGCACAAGGGCATAAATATggtcaccaacaaaggtctaggggtttaaactaataaattccatgagttttggtgaatcagtattttctatagggtttaaccagaaaaccgtcaagatagacctacatgtcagatttaattgcgcttatccaccaTGAAACGAACACTAgtaggttctagaggacaccacgctgaggcagagaggcagaggctgccaggtggggccgaccggcctCACCTACAGGCCGCTCGGCCCCTGGGCCCACCTATCGGTCTTAGCGTTGCAATGTCGGTTTTCCACCGCCTCCCAGGTTGCATCTACGCCTTTCCTTAAGTCGCTttaatccaagggctcacgttggatgctttggcctatatatTCTAGCCCCTATCACCCCctaaggcatcaagtcatttgagaagacagaaaccctaatcatcctcagagctccatcaattctagggcatagctagttaggttagatctaaagggaggcaagcaggcttcgcttggattcccgatcgtgtcaagagcgtggttcggtataatgcttgtaccccctctcttttgtatcttcattatttttatatgcttgcttcaattgttatgacaatattagtattcatacTTTTGTTATAATATtcttcgtctactttgattatatacttagtatagctagttttgcattatatttatgcataagttcgtatagcgctcgctccaaagtacatagggtgagtggtcgacattgtgtaagcatggtgcttatacgttgtttacctatggatacatcCTATAttttgggccatgtggtagatcacggatgtgatactcccattgagtcctttgtagtccactccccgaatataggtatacaagtaggatctagttatgaaggaagacaagctctttttcttaatcttccttagtaatatcccttatgtgtagatataaagatgatctttGCCATGATtaataggtgtaattgcactaattaatgtatgctttgacttgtaattaagaataacttaggaattattccacTAATATTCTATCTGAGCATGCTAataccatagaaaggagtactctgaatgATTAatcattattgatgatcaatacttatcatacatatatcttatcctatgacttacccctattatgagtagaatattagttatggtttacttctccatcaatagtacaagttatcaatacttgtccatgctagaccttccctgtggtaaaatataaataacgatacctggaatactctcgggtgaagtgctacaatggtataattatctgtgcacttgcagattccttttcattcatatatctttatattctttctagtcacataaaatgataaagaactacttagtatgattctagtagtgatgctgggcagtaccaacaagcatctctggcaccatcactagggatgacaacctagtaaagtatattaggagatgtaggtaattaataggtggctagtaaaacaagtgacaagttaataaataccaacaccctTCCCTAGAGGGCAGAAGGATTTCAGTGACGTCGCTCGAATCCTTCCTTCCTCTGATGGGGAGGGGGAACCACGACACGTCGGTTGCTGCCACTCCCACCCTGGCGAAGGCAGATGCTCGGGCGGGTCACCGGCCTGAGCCATACTTGCCGCAGGGCCCCAACCCAAAGGTAAGGTGTGCCCTGCGGTCTTTGTCACCAGATAGCCGACAGCAGATCGTGGTTTTTGCCGCCGTATATTGTAATCGGGTTGTTCCCAATTAATAAAATGAAATTACTTTTGTTTGTAATCTCATTGCTCACAAGTCATGCTCGGTGACTTAGGCCCCTCGTTGGGATGGTCTGTTACGACAATGGCTTCGGTGGCCAAGATCGCCGCACCCGTGCTACTAACGGGTTAGTCCGTGAGAACCCTCGGTTTATGGTCATTCCCTGCCCAggtcatgtcccctagaggggagatcCTCGGCTTCCCGAACGAACCACTCGTATAGTTCCCGAGCCCATCTATCGGTGCTCGGGGACTCGTTGCCTCCCTCATTGGGTCACCACGAGCGGCTCTAGGTTTGTACTCAGACATTGCACGATGGTCGGCTGGCTTCGCTTCTGAGCATCCAGCTAAAGCCTCTAGTGCCCGACCATGGGCGTCCGTCACACTTTAGGTGCCTTGAGCAGCCTTGAAGCCTCTTAGGCCAGCCTTAGAACCCTTAGCGATGCCCCTCTTGGGGGCCCCAATACCGTCATGCGGCTAGGAGACGCGATCCGACGAAGGATCGGGAAGCACAGAGATAGTGGTAAATGAACAAAATGGACACAAGAGAAGTGAAAGAGGACATAGCTGGTAACACGGCGGCCGATGCCATTCTATTAGAGCCTTGCCGACCTTTTCGCCCATTCCTCCTACTCCATTCGTCCGGTCCTTGGCTTGCCCGGGGGCCTTCTGCTATGATCCTCCTTAAAAGGGGGCAACAGATGGTTAGCTTAGTCAATCCTTTGATGTGGACGAGCCACTGCTAGAGTCGCTCATGATGAAGGTGACAATAATGAGGGCAAGCGAAGTAATAAGGTTGGGAGGATGGGACTTATCTtagtttttgttgttggagaggtggGCCTGCTAAGGAGGTTGGCAGGTGGGCGCTAGCTCGGGAGTTAGGGATTCTGGGTAGATGGCTTAGCGGtagccttccctcatggggaaaggtcgAAACTCACCTCAATCGGATCAACCCCTTCTGGGGCCGAGCGCCTGGATGGAGGGGCCAGCCGAGCCATCGCTGTCGCCAGGAGTCGTGGTCGCCTCATCGGGTGGTCGGGCCCTTCTCATGTCGCGGTCGAGGCCATCGGGAGCATAGGGGACAACAAGTGTGGCTGCTTGGGTGATGCAGACCTGCTCGCTATATTAGGCTTGTTCGAAGCTACCTTCGACAATGATGACTCCCTTGGGGTcgggcatctttagctttagataggtgtagttggggacagccatgaacttggcgaagcATGGCTGGCCTAGGAGAGCGTGGTAGACACTGGGGAagtcaaccacctcaaaggtgagtggctccttgcGGAAGTTGTCCGGCTGGCTGAAGGTGACATTGAGAAGGATGCACCCGAGGGGCATAGCTTCCTTCCCCGGGACGATCCCATAGCCGAACGCCTTGCTAGGGCACAAGCTGCTCCATAGGATGCCCATCCTATCTA
The nucleotide sequence above comes from Miscanthus floridulus cultivar M001 chromosome 18, ASM1932011v1, whole genome shotgun sequence. Encoded proteins:
- the LOC136523345 gene encoding uncharacterized protein, whose translation is MDGGSGLNILYASTLDRMGILWSSLCPSKAFGYGIVPGKEAMPLGCILLNVTFSQPDNFRKEPLTFEVVDFPSVYHALLGQPCFAKFMAVPNYTYLKLKMPDPKGVIIVEGSFEQA